In the genome of Hyphomicrobium sp. ghe19, the window TCCAAGGCGTGTTCCAGCATGTCGAAGGCGTGGCGGGGGCAACGTCCGGCTACACGGGCGGCAAGCGGGAAGACGCGCACTACAATGTCGTTGGCACGGGCGATACGGGCCATGCCGAGTCCGTCCAGATCAAATTCGATCCCAAGAGGATCAGCTACGGGAAGCTCCTGCAGATCTACTTCTCGGTCGCGCACGATCCGACATTGCTCAATCGCCAGGGACCCGATACGGGGACGCAATACCGGTCGACGATTTTCCCGCAGACGCCTGAGCAGGGCAAAATCGCGGAGGCGTATATCGCTCAGCTCGGCAACGCTCACGTCTTCCCGGGGAAGATCGCGACGACGGTGGAACCCGGCCGCACGTTCTATGCAGCCGAGGACTATCATCAGAATTTTCTGACGCTCAATCCGACCTATCCGTACATCGCCATCAACGACATGCCGAAGATCGAGAACCTGAAGAAGCTTTTCCCGGAAAACTATCGGGCCGCGCCCGTGTTGGTCGCGACCGCCAAGCCGACGAACTGACAATCACACTTCGATCGTTGGCTGGATCCCGGCCTTCGCCGGGATGACGTTGCGGGAGATGCTTCGACGTCGCGTGCTTAGGCGTTGCGGACCATCGGCTCGAGATCTTCGGTATAGATCGAATACATCGGCTCATCCTGCAGGATGACGTCGGTGTATTCGCCGTAACCGTTGAAGCGTGTCGCCATGGCGCGCGCGTACGCACCGAGATTGCCGATCTCGATGTAGTCGCCTTCGCGGACAGACGCGGGCAGCATGAACGGCCCTTTCATGCGATCGATCGAGTCACACGTCGGCCCCCAGAACTCGAACGGTTCGAGGGGCTCGTTCGGATCGAGACCCGGGCGGATCAGCCGAACCGGGAATATGAAGCCCAGATGTGCGCTGTCGAAGAGCGCGCCATAGGAGCCATCGTTGATGAACAGCTGGTTGCCGGGCTTCCGGAGATCGACCTTTACGATCAAGCTTTCAGCTTCGGCCACGAGCGCCCTGCCCGGTTCGCAGATCAGGCGGCAATGCTCGGTCACCGGCATCTTCGCCATCGACGATTTGATGACTTCCATGAAGTCGGACAGGCGCGCGGGCACACTATCGGTGTAGCGCGACGGGAACCCGCCGCCGATGTCGATCGCATCAACGACGACGCCGGCTTTCACGATGTGCTTTTTGACTTCCTCGAAGGCCATTGCATAGGCGTCCGGCGTCACCGTCTGCGAGCCGACGTGGAACGTGATGCCGAGTTCGTCGGCGACCTGGCGCGCCTTGACGAGCAGACGCTGCGCCCGCTGACCGGAAATGCCGAATTTGTGCTCGAGGGGAACGCGGCTGTTTTTCGCCGGCACCGAGACGCGGACGAACAGCTCGAGGTCTTTCGCGCCGTCAGTCTCCTCGATAATCTTCTGCAGCTCGTCCTCGCTGTCGAGGGCAAAGCACTTGATGTCGTAGTCGAAATACGCGCGCCGGATGGCGTAGCGGGATTTGACCGGATGCATGAAGTGGAGACGCACGCCCGGAATGGTCGCGGCGTCTTCGAGTTCCGCCACGGAGGCGACGTCGAACTGCTTGATCCCCGCGCCGAAGAGTGCGCCGATCAGAAAGACGGAGCTGTTCGCCTTGTAGGCGTAGGCCACCTCGCCCGGAAAATTTTTGATGAACCAGCGCGCGGCGCGGCCGGCTGCATGGGGACGAGCTGCGAAGACCGGAAGATCCGGCTTCATCTCGGTCACCATTTCTAGGGCGGTGGCAAACTTCTCCATCGCGAAAGAACCTCCTGCGGAAGACCTATCCGGTTTCGCTCGCGGCAGCCGAGCAATGTCGGCTCTGGATGATATATTGAAGGGGTGCATTTAGGTATCTCGGCCCCCGCTGTAAAGCCTTTCGGAACCCAAACGCTCTTCAGGATCGCCGGATTCTCGCTCCGTGGCGAGGGACTGCCGCGAATGACGCACCTTGCGATGCCTTTTGGCATCTCTCACGGTCGACACATGTCAGTTTGATGAAGGTCTTGATGGAGGGCGGGGCAACGCGAACAGCCGGCTAGCTGCGCCCGAGGACGAGAATCGCGCGGCCGTCACGCAGAGACTTCTCGCTCGCCACGTCCGGCCGCGGCGCCGGGATGCGCTCGCCGCGATCCTGTTGGCGACGGAGAGCGCCTGATCGCGCGATACGGGCACGCTCTGCCTTTTCCGGACTCGTTCGCATCTCCCAATCGGTGACGAGCGTGTCTTGAAGGAAATTCTCCCAGTTGCCGAGAACCGTGAAACGCTGCCGTTCGAAATCATGCTCGATACCGACAGGCGGCGTCGCGCTCGTCGAACAGCGTCCGAGGATCGTTTCGCTGCCTTCGGCCTTGTAGCGCAACTGAAACGGCGCGTCGGAAGGCGGGATGCTGACGGCTTCACCCGCGTGGATGAGGTTGTCGCTTTGAAAGTCGCTCGGGAAAAGCACCGTCGCGACGCCTGCTGAATCGACGCTTATGACGGTCAGGTAGCATTCGTTGTCGGCCTCGGCCTTGATCGTCACGAGGTCGCCTGGCACCGGCCGCGGCTTGTCGAACCACATCGTCAGTCCGATCTCCGACTTGACGTCGCGCAGGAAGCCCGCCGACGCCGTGGTTTGGACTGGCGCATCCGTGCCTTTCAGAAGCGAAAAGAGGCGCTCGAGTTCGTTGCGGGAGAGCACGCCATGCAAGAGGCGGCGTGCGAGTGGCGCGGCCGCGCCTTTCGCATCGGCCAGCTCTTTCAAGAACTCCGGACGTTCGAGACCTGTTTCGCCCAGCGCCACCTCGAAGTCGGCGCCTTCGCGGTAGCGGCGCGCCAAGCCCGTAACCAGCTCGTCGCCGTGCACCCTCATGTCGAGATCGACGCCAGCAGCCTTGGCAGCGGCACGATAGCGATCCCAGCCGCCGAGCATCAACAATGCATTTTCGCTATCGGTGCCAAAGAGCGGCAGGGCGGCACGACGGTCGGGCGCCATCGGTCCGGCGGCGATATCAACTGGACCGGCGGCGCGGAAATCATCCTTGGCTTGCACCAATCCCTCCGTGTGGCACGCAAAGCAATTGGCGCCGGCTTTCGTCACCGGTTCGACGGCATCGGCCTCGACGCCAGCGTAGGGCTTTTCGATTCCCGGCAAGGCACGGTCGACGCGATTGCCCGCGGCATCGAAAAGCGCGAATGCGTAAAACCCATTCGGCAGTGCGAAGAGCGCGCGTATCTGATCGGGCTTGAACGGCTGCTTTGCCGTCGTTGCCGATTTCGGACCTTGCGGGCGCTCGAAGACATCCTGCTCACCGGTGCTTGTCGCGAAGTCGTAGGCGAGCCAGAGGCCAGCCGGCTTTCCGGGGTGCCTTTCGATCAACCGGTTGCCGCGCGTCACGGCGCTTTCGCGGATCGCGATGCGGCGCACCGAGCCCGCTCGAATGTTGGCATCGAGGTCGGTCCCGTTCATTGTCGCGAGGCTGGCGAGCTTTGTGGGAAGCCCGAGCAGCGCGTAATAGAGCGGCGTTTCTCCGGCCGCGGCCGCGAGCCAATCGCCGTTGACCACGACAGCCGGGCTGCCGGCGGTTTTCACGACATCCGGCGCGACGACGTGCAGGAGAGCCGGAGGATATGCCTTTTCGATCAGCTTCCAGCGCGCGTTATCCCAGCCGTAATCGGCGAGGCGGAAGGAGAACACCGTGCCCACGTCGTCGAGTGGTGTGAGCTTCACGGGTTCGGGTGCCCACGACAGACTGTTCATGAGCTTGTTGAGCGCCTTGCCGTAAGCGGTCATTTCGGCGGCGGTGGCGCATGAGTTGTAGAGATGGACGAGCGAGATGAAACGCACGTCCTTGCCTTGATCGCGTTCGAGGTGCTGGACCTCTCGCATCATCTTATCGATCGCGGCGGGGCGCACGGGCTCGCGGGACGGGCAACTCTGCACGGCGGGGGCAAGATCCTTGATCCACCGGCGAACGGCTAGAATGTCATCCGGCGTCGGCTCAGGCTTGGCGTCCGGACCGGTGAAAACATCAAGCGGCGCATGGCGCGTTTCGAAAACGTCGTAGAGACGCGACGCGTCAGGGAGGCCGGGCTTCACCAGAACGGGATCGCGTGCCTGATCCTGGATCGCCAGAATGTTGGCGAGGCCGCCGGATGGGAGCGGCCTCTCCAGCCGCCCGGCCTGGTGACAGCGGGCGCAGTGGGTCTCCAGCACGCTATAGGCCTTCGCGGCGCGCGGCTCATCGGGACGGACCGGTACCGATACGGCAGCGTTCTTCCTGGCGTTGGGGCTGACCTGCGCGATGGCAAGATTGCTCACGAGCGCCAAGCCGAGGAGGCTCGCAAGCAGGCATGCAGAATTTGTCAGGTGTCTCAACCGCACGTCCTTGGGGCCCCCGCCCGGTCTTTTTTCTTGTCCGCCGCTCCCTAGCGGCCAGGCGCGGCACCATCGTGGCGCGGGCGCGTGAGTCGCCGCAGCGTGCCGTCGTTAACAGAGATGAAGAATTCGTTAAATCGCTGAAGTGCGAGTTAGGCATTCCGAGACTTCAAAATCGACCGGAAAGCAAAGATCGGTTACAAAGATCTTACTTCAATCGATCAAACAGGCGCAGGCAGCTAAACCATGGACCTCAAGGCAGCAAGGGATCGGAATTCGCCAGCCGACCGTCTGGCTTTAGCGACCATGATGATCTGCTTCCTCGCGACTGGAGGACTCCTGATCACGACGCTTGCCCGTATGCCACACGCCCAAGTTCAAGACGCAAACATCCCAAGCACTGCCACGACGAAGTAGTCACGTGCCTATCTGACTCTCCCTTCGATCCTGACGTTCTAGATCCATACCGATCCGATTGGGCCCCTCGCATCCAGCGCGGGGCCCTTTTTCTTTCCCGCTCGACCGGTTTGTTCGACAGGTCATCAGGGTGTGCCGGCACCTGAGCTTTTCACAATCACCACGTAGCCGCCGGCTTTGAGCTCAGCGACGACCTGCTCGAGATGTCTTCGGTCGCGCGTCTCGATGACGAGATTGAGTTCGGTACCTTTCGCCGGCACGTCAGTGAAAACGCGCTGGTGGTAGACTTCGACGACGTTCGCGCCGGCTTTGCCGATAATTCCGGAGACCCTCGCGAGCTGGCCGGGACGATCGGGAATATCGATGGCGAGCCGCGAGAGGCGGCCGTCGCGTGCGAGTTCGCGTGTCAGCACGCTCGCGAGCAACCGCGTATCGATGTTGCCGCCGCAGAGCACCAAACCGATTTTCTTGCCCTTATAAAGCCTGTTGGCTCCGATGAGCGCGGCCAATCCCGCGGCGCCCGCGCCTTCGACGACTGTCTTCTCGATCGTTATCAGCAGCGAGACGGCGCGCTCGATATCGACTTCAGAGACCAGCAGAATATCATCGACGAGGTTCTCGATGATCTGCTGCGTGAGGCTTCCCGGCGCCGTGACCGCGATGCCTTCCGCAAGCGTATCGCCGCCGACGGGCAGATGCGATTTTTTCACCGCATTGAGCATCGACGGATAAAGCTGCGCCTCGACGCCGACGATCTTGATATTCGGGTTGATCGCTTTTGCCGCGATCGCCATCCCTGAGATCAAGCCGCCGCCGCCGATCGGCACGATCAGCACGTCGAGATCGGGGGCGGCGCTGAGCATTTCGAGGGCCACCGTACCCTGCCCCGCGATGATCGCGGGGTCGTTATACGGGTGGACGAAGGTCATGCCGCGTTCGGCGCCATAGCCGACGGCAAAGCCGTAGGCTTCCTCGAGGCTCTGGCCTTCGAGAATGACGTTCGCGCCGTGGCCGCGGGTATTCTCGACTTTGATCGTCGGGGTCCAGGCCGGCATGATAATCGTCGCCGGGATGCCGAGGCGATGGGCATGGTAGGCGACGCCCTGCGCGTGATTGCCGGCCGACATCGCGATCACACCGTTCTGGCGCTCTGCCGGGGACAGCGACAGGAGCTTGTTCAGCGCGCCGCGCTCCTTGTAGGACGCCGTGAACTGCAGATTTTCGAATTTCAGCCAAATCTCGGCGTTGAGCAGCGCGCTCAGTGTCCGGCTCTGCTCGAAGCGGGTCGGGATCACTGCGCCCCGAATGGCGTCGGCGGCGCGGACAATGTCGTCATAGCCGACGGCAAGCTCAGGCGGATGAAACGTCGCTAATTTGGTCATTATCTTCCGGCAGGTTTGATCAGTTTTGCAGGTCTTATCACACTCGGTATCACACTGGCACGCGGTTGGCCCTCAGCGCATTTTGCGAAATGTTTTAGCGCGGGAGAGCCGAGGCCGAGGCGTTATACCGTTCAGCGTCCGCTCAGGTAGGGTCCGTTTCAATTGCGAGCGCGGAATTCAATATGTCTGTGACTTCTGCTGCGGAGATATTGCATGGCTGGCCTGCACGCTAAGACGGTTTTTGCCATAGCCGTCATTCTTGCCGCCGTTCTCACAGCAAACCCGTCACTCGCCGATCCTGTCAGCTCGAGCACAGCCCCGACGGGCCGGAGATTCGAGTATGGTCCCTACGGGTCGCCGAACAACGCCGGTGGCGGCGGCCAGGCGATCCCGCAAAACAATGCCGTTGATCCGTCCGGCAACGACGACGGTGGCGCTGCTGAACGACCGCCAACTGACGATAGGAGCGTGGCGCCCGCTTATCGGGACGACTATCGGAGCGACAACCGGGACGAGCGTGGGAATGCTCCATCCGGCGCAGACGACAACGACGATGATGCGGACGCGCCGCCATCCGGCGATGGACAAGATCCGCCAACGCGCGGTGCTGCCGAGGCTCCTCCCCCAAGCGATTACGATCAGGGAATGCCTCGCGTCGAAGTGCGCGCCAGTGCGCCCGACAGCAATGTTCCTTACGAAATCCGCGAGCACGATGCGCGGAGTGCGGCCATCCAGGCGTGGCGCAGCAAGGTCGCGGATCGCTTCGGCCCCGAGTTCGCCCATTGGCGCACCGCCGCCAACAAACACATCGACTGCAGGCCCGATGCCCGCGAAGGTCTCGTGTGTATTGCGAGTGGGCTCCCTGTGCGCGGATTTGACAGGTACGGGCGATGGCGTCGCGAAGGCCACTATTAATACGCACTCGCGATCGCATCATTCCGGCTGCCCACGATCTCTGTTGATTCCGGAGCTTCTTTTTGCCATCAGCCGCAGAGGTCGAGCCGCGCTCCGCGTGGGCCGCTCTCCCCGGTCGATTGGCGCAGATGGGAAATCACAACATGGCGAAGGTTGCGTGGCTGGGGCTCGGTGTCATGGGGTATCCCATGGCGGGTTATCTCAAAACGCGCGGCGGCCACGACGTCGTCGTCTACAATCGGACGTCTGCCAAGGCCGAGAAGTGGAAAGAGCAGTTCGGGGGAGCCATCGCCGCAACACCCGCGGAAGCTGCGCGCGACTGCGATGCCGTATTCGCCTGCGTCGGCAACGACGACGACGTGCGGAGCGTCACGATTGGGCCGGACGGCGCCTTTTCAACGCTCAGACCCGGCGCGATTTACATCGATCACACGACGGCTTCTGCGAAGGTCGCGCGCGAATTGTCGGAGATCGCGGAGACGAGGGGATTCAAATTTCTCGATTGTCCGGTATCGGGTGGGCAGTCAGGCGCCGAGAACGGGACGCTGACGGTGATGGCCGGCGGCGACGAGGCTGCCTTCGCGGTCGCTGAGCCCTTCATCAAGAACTACGCGCGCAGCGCTCGGCTTCTCGGGCCGTCGGGATCGGGGCAACTCGCCAAGATGGCGAACCAGATCGCCATTGCAGGCCTCGTTCAGGGGTTGGCCGAATCCATTCATTTCGCGGAGTGTGCAGGTCTCGACATCCAAGCGTTGATCGAAACGATCTCGAAAGGCGCGGCGCAGTCCTGGCAGATGGAGAACCGCTGGCAGACGATGCACGCGCGCAAGTTCGACTTCGGCTTTGCCGTGGACTGGATGCGGAAGGATCTCGCGATCTGCTTCGATGAGGCTCAGGCGAACGGCGCCGATCTGACGGTGACCAAACTCGTCGATCGATTTTACGCCGAGGTTCAGGAACTCGGCGGACGCCGCTGGGATACATCGAGCCTCATCGCCCGGCTCGATGCGAAAAAAGAAACTTGAGAAAGGTTTTGTTTCTCGCGTGCGACTTATACCTCCGCCCGTTCGCTCTTCGACGATCGTTCGGTGATCGCGAACTGCAGCGGCAATGCGGTCGTATATTTGATCTGCTCCATCGCAAAAGCCGATGAGACCTTGGCGATGTCGACGCGGGAAATGAGCTTCTTGTAGAAAGCGTCGTAGGCAGCGATGTCGGGGACCGCGACGCGGAGCAGATAGTCGATGTCTCCCGACATGCGGTAGAATTCGACGACCTCGGGAAATTCGGCGACGGCTTCGTGGAACTTCTCGAGCCACGTCAGCGAGTGCTTGTCCGTCTTGATGGACACGAACACCATCACTCCCGCGTTCACCTGCTGCGCGTCCAGTATCGCGACGCGGCGCTGGATGACTCCCGATTCCTCGAGTTTTTGAACACGGCGCCAGCACGGTGTGGTCGATAATCCGACCTCTTTGCCGATGTCGGCTACCGGGCGAGTGCAGTCCTGCTGGAGAAGGCGCAGGATCTTAACGTCCATTTCATCCAACATTCGACCGCCCTTCGATCAAGAAACATGATTTTGCGTAATCTGCTATTTTGAAATTAATATTTTCTAATTTGCCGGTGTCAATGAGGGAATTAGCATTTTTTTTCGTTTGAACGACATTGCACCTTGATCGGGCAAGGTGTCTCCCACATGTATGGTGCTTCCCCCTCGGCAATAACGGTTCTTGGATTTTCTCGATGCACCCCATCAGGCCCATCTCTGACAGCGTCGCCATAAGCGGTTGGCTGGACGAAGAGGACTTCGCGGAGGTCAAGTCGCTTGGCTTCGACAAAGTGATCAACTTCCGCCCGGACAACGAGGCTCGCGACCAAATTCCGAGCACTGAAGCCGAAGCCGCCGCCCACCGCTCGGGTCTCGACTACGTGCAGATCCCGGTCACGCGGCAGGACCTCTTCAAGGACGATGTCGTGGACCTCGCGGCGAAGGAATTCGCATCGGGCGGCCGCACGCTCGCCTATTGCGCGTCCGGCCAGCGGGCCGCCATTGTCTGGGCTGCTGCGACGGCGCGATCACATCCCGTCGACGAGGTGCTTTCTACTGTTGGAGCCGGCGGCTTCGATCTCCGGCTCATTCGCGACGATCTCGAGGCGCAGGCCCATCGCGGGGAAGGGTAAGCTTTTTGATTGCGCTCGGCGACTCCCCTCCGGGGAGCCGGCCGCCGAGCGCGAGAAGTCAAGCGCGAGCGCTCGGTCTTGCCGAGACTTCGCGATGCCAGCGCATCACGTTGCTGAAACCCTCCGGCTGACCGAGGCGCGCCGGTTTCATGAAGTCGATCGCGACGAGCGCCGTTATGTCGGCAATCGAATACGTGTCGCCCGCCACAAACCGGCTCTCGGCCAAGCGCGCGTCGATACGGGTCAGTTCGCGGGCGACCTTGTCCTTGTTGGCTTCGCCCCACGCCGCGACTTGCGGCACCTCGAGATGCGCCATCTTGGGGTGCAAATGCCTGAAGACGGCAAAAACCGCATTGAATAATCCGATCTCGATGCGCCTGTTCCACATCTCGACTTCGGCCTTGCCGACCGGCCCAATGCCGAACAGCGCCGGTTCCGGAGTGATCTCTTCGAAATAGCGGCAGATGGCGACGGTCTCGGAGATCGCGCGGCCATCATCGAGAATGAGGACCGGCACGCGAGCCCAGGGATTGAGCTTCGCGAAGTCGCCCGTCGTCAAATCGTCCGTCATCATGTTCAGTTCTTCCCGCGGGACCACGATGCCCTTCTCGGCGAGGAAGATATTCACGCGCCTAGGGCTTGGTGCTGCATGTGTTTCGATGATCCGCAACTTCATTACCTCGCGTCTTGGGGATTGTGCTGCGCACGCCATCGTTGCGGCGCTTCGAATTCGCCGGACCAGACGCCGCGTCGCGACGACCGGGCATCGGCTTCTTCGTCGTTATAGCCCCCGAAGGCGACCGCCATGCCTGCCCGCACCATACTGGAATTGATATCGCGGCCACCGGCAATGCAGCGAGCGAGAAGCCGGCCATACCGATCTCGTTCGCTGACGTTGCATGTGACGATCTCCCCGCCGATCGCGTGCGCGAGCTCGCGCTTGGCCTCCTCGCCGCAGTTCCATGTCAGGCCGCCCCGCGAACAGGTCTGGCGACCCTCGGGCGCATCTAATCCCTGAAGCCGCACCTCGTTTCCACCCACGAACAGGCTGTCGCCATCGATTGGCCGGGCGGCGCCGCTGACGCTCGCCGGGAACGGTTCGTACTGGGTGTGGCGCAAGCGCCAATGGTCGCGGCCCATAAAAATGGCGACCGCCGCCAGCGTTAACGTCAATCCGAGCCTTACATAAGCCCGCCAGGGCTTTACAGTGGCGTATATAGGGCGCTTCGGGGACGCCCGCCGCCGCTTCGGCGGCATAAGTTGCATAACGAACCCCTCAGCCAATTCCGCGAGACTTTAAGTCTTGCTTTAACAAATTGACGCCAATTTACAGGCGGTGCGCGGCACAACCTCCGTGCGACCTCATCTAAAGGACGCGACTCGCGGTATGGACGATAACGCCGATAGCGTCGAACCGGCAGCTGAAATGCCAGCTCGCCCGGCGCGACGAGGCCGTTCACGGGATGACCTCAAATCATTCCGGGATAAGCTTACGCACGGCACCGTCCATAAGCCGGAATTCGAATACGAACTGCTCACGATGTTCGCGCGCAACGAGACGAGCGCGCCCTTCGCGATGCCGGCGCTTTGCTTCATCTTTTACATCACGTCGATGTTCTGGGCGTCGTTCACGGAAGCGACGACGTGGATCGCCATCGTTTCCATCTCCCGTGTCTACATGCTCGACCAGTGCCGGCGGCTGCTTTCCATTCCGCGCACCGAAGTCAACGTCGGTCAGTGGCGCCGCCATTTCAACCGCATCGAACTCGTCAACGGTTTCGCGTTGGCGGCTTTCGCACTCATCGGCATCACGATCCACAACACCGAAAGCGCGTCGCCGGCGACATTCTCCTCGCATGTCTTCATTTTCGCGACGTTGATGGTGGTGCTGGCGATCCGGATGACGTTCGCGTCGACACTCCCCCGCCTTTTCCTCGCGGGCACCGTTCCGATGACTGTCGCGGTCGCTGGCCGGCTGTTCACGCTCGGCGATCCGTTCTATTTCGCGCTCGCCTCGATGGCGATCGGCATCCATGTGTTCTTCGTCTATCTCGCGCGCGGATTGCACTCGACGGCGCTCGCGATGGTGGAGTTCCGCGCCGAGAAAGACAACCTTATCTCGGAACTCGAGGAAGCGAGCGCCATTTCGGACGAAGCGCGCCGCCGCGCCGAGGCTGCCAACAAAGCCAAATCGCGCTTTCTCGCGACCATGAGCCATGAGCTTCGCACGCCGCTCAATGCGATCATGGGTTTTTCCGAAGTCATGGAAAAAGAGCTGCTGGGACCGATCGGCAACGATATTTACCGCGATTATGCGCGCAGCATTTATCAGAGCGGTGACCATCTCCTCTGCATCATCAACGAGATCCTCGATCTTTCGCGCATCGAAGCGGGCCGCTACGATCTGCACGAGGAGACGATGCGTCTCACGGACATCGCCGAGGATTGCCAGCGCCTCGTCAAGATCAAGGCCGACGCGAAAACCCTTGCGATCGTCGAAGATTTTGCTCCGGACTTGCCGCATATCTGGGCCGATCCGCGGGCGCTCCGTCAGATCTGTCTCAATCTGCTGTCGAACGCACTGAAGTTCACGCCGAAGGGTGGCCGCATCACGCTGATCGTGGGTCACACGCAGGATGGCGGACAGTTTCTGACTGTCTCGGATACCGGCCCCGGCATTCCCAAGGAAGAAATTCCGCGCGTTCTCCAGGCCTTCGGCCAGGGCTCGCTCGCGCATGAAACGGCCGAGGGCGGAACGGGTCTCGGACTTCCGATCGTGCAAAACCTCATCCATTTGCATGGCGGCACGTTCGATCTTCAGTCGGAATTGCGCAAGGGAACGGAAGTTACCGTGACGCTTCCGCCGCAGCGCGTGCTCCATGCCATTGCGCCGTTGCAGCCGCTTGGGCAGGAGCGTCACCGCGATCCCGCGCCGCGTCCGGCGCGCCAGCCGCGCATGCGCATGGCCCCGGCCGGTGTCCCCGATCAAGTCGCCTACCGGGTTGCGGGCGATGCTCGATAGTTGTTTTGCGTTTGAGGTTCGGCGTTGATGCTCGGCTTTCTGCTCGTGGTCATTCTGGGTCTCGGCTCGCTTCTCGCCGCGACCGTTTTCGGCGGCGTGAAGCTCGATGCCGTTCCAGATTTGCCGATCGCCGCGACGGTGATTGCGATACTCGTCGCGATCTATATGGCGACGCTGCTCAATCATCGCGGAGAACGGCGGCTTGCTTTGTGGCCGACGCTCGCCGCCTGCATCTCGGGCGCCGTGCTCGTCGCCGGGGCTTTCAATAAGAGCATGCCGCTGGTCCTCGCAGACCTCTTTGCTGGCGCAACCGCTGCAGCAGACGCCGCTCCGACAAGGCGGGATGCGCCGGCATCCGTACGCATCCGCCGAACCGACGACGGCACTTTTTTCGCCAATTCCGAAGTCAACGGACAAGCGATGACGATGCGGATCGACAATGGGTCGGCGACGGTCGTGCTCCGGCAATCCGACGCCGAGAAGGCGGGCATCGATATCAGCAATCTTGCTTTCGATACACCTCTCAAAACGGCGAACGGAACGAGCTATCTCGCCCCCGTTCGTTTGAAGTCGGTGCGCATCGGGCCCGTGGCGATCGACGACGTCGAAGCGCTCGTCGCGCGTCCCGGAACTCTTAACGAAAACCTGCTCGGTACAAGTTTTTTAAGACGTTTAGCGTCTGTTGAGCTCTCGGCAAATTTTGCGACGCTTCGGCAGTAGAACGCCGATCGCGATCTTGAACTGCTCTCTTGAACAGGAGCGTCTGGAATGTCATCGGCAACGGTCAGCCTCTTCGGTTCCTTCGCGCTCGCAGCCGTCGGAGCAGCGGGCCTCGCATATACGCTGACGCATCCCGGCGTTCTCGTCTCGGCGTTCGATCATGCGAAGGCGACATCGGGTCTGTCGATGCCGACCCCGGCCGGTCAAAGCGATGACCCCGTCCTCGACGCCCAGGAAGCAACACGCGTTCAACCCGGCACCGTGACATTGCCCGCCGGCGACTATGGGCACTTCCGGGCCGAGGCCGACATCAACGGGCGCGATATCGATGTGATGGTCGACACCGGTGCTTCCCTCGTCGCGCTGACTTACGACGATGCGCGCCGGGCCGGCATTGTCGTGAAGCCCTCGGATTTCACCCACACCGCCCAGACGGCCAACGGTACAGCCCGCGTCGCGCCTGTCACAATTCCGCGCATCAGCATCGGCGACATAACGGTACGGAACGTGGCCGGGGTCGTGTCGGAGCGTGGCGCGTCCGAACGGACGCTGCTCGGCATGTCGTTTCTGGGGCGGCTATCCCGTGTCGAAATGCGCGGTGGAACGCTCGTGCTGCAAGAGTAACAATTCCTCATTGCCGCAATTTTACGGTCCACTATTCCACTATTCCGCCCTCAACATTGCTGATAGAGCGCAACCCGGAACCCCGCCCTGGTCTCAGCGCGTTAGGTTCCCCGAATGAATCACGTTCGAGGAGAGGCATATGTTGCCGAAGCCACGCGCCGACCTGAAGCCGAATACCGCCGACTTTGAGCGCCTGCCCCTCGTCAAGCCGACAGGTTTTCGCGAATACGATGCGCGGTGGCTCTATCCGCAAGAAATCAACCTCATGGGCCTCAATGCCGTCGGGCTCGGCAT includes:
- a CDS encoding TIGR02281 family clan AA aspartic protease; this translates as MSSATVSLFGSFALAAVGAAGLAYTLTHPGVLVSAFDHAKATSGLSMPTPAGQSDDPVLDAQEATRVQPGTVTLPAGDYGHFRAEADINGRDIDVMVDTGASLVALTYDDARRAGIVVKPSDFTHTAQTANGTARVAPVTIPRISIGDITVRNVAGVVSERGASERTLLGMSFLGRLSRVEMRGGTLVLQE